The DNA window ACAATCTTTTTTAACCATTTGATGTTACATAAAATAAAATTAGTATTACGGGATGAGGTGAAATTGTGCATATTCCTGACGCATTCATACCGATCAACCAGGGCGTAGTCTATTGGATCATCGCCCTGGTCTTCGTTGCGCTGGCCCTCCGCTGGGCAAAGACTGAACTGACAGAAGAGAAGATACCGCTGGTCGCCGTGCTGGCTGCCGGGATCTTCGCGATCATGGCCTTCAACCTCCCGGTCACGATGGGGACGAGCGGGCATCTACTCGGTGGAGCGCTCGCAGCCATCCTGCTCGGCTCCCCGTTCGCTGCGGTCTTCATCCTTTCGATGGTGCTGATCGTCCAGGGAGTGATCTTCGGTGACGGCGGGATCACCACGATGGGTGCGAACATCATCAACATGGGTGTGATCGGCGGATTCGTCGGATACTACTCGTTCCACGGGTTGATGGGAGTCACCAGGAATTTTAACCTTTCAGCCTTCATCGCAGCCTGGCTCGCCTGCTTCATCCCGGCGCTCGCCTGTGCACTCGAGATGTTCGTTGCTGGCACGTTCCCCCTGGTGCCGGGAATGATCGCGATGGGTACCTATCATGCAGCGATCGGCCTCATCGAGGGAGCGATCACGGTTGTGGCCCTGCATCTCGTCATGAATGCCCGTCCCGATATTGTTGTAACACAACAGGGGGTGCCGGTCCATGGATAACCGCACCTTTCTAATCGCAGGGATCATCGTGGCAGTGCTGATTGCAGTCGTCGCAGTCTTCTTCGCCTCAAGCGATCCCGACGGGCTGGAGAGCACGGCCCTGATCATCCAGGGAGACAAGACCCTGACCAGTACCGCCCCTCCAACCGCCGAAGTGAAGGAAGATATTCCTGGCAGGTTCACCTATGAAGCCCCGATGAAGGACTACTCGCTCGGTGAGAGTCTCGGATCGGCCAGCGAGATCATCGCGATGGTTTCCGGTGTGCTCCTCTCCCTCGGGCTCGTCCTCGGGGCAACAAAGATACTTGCACATCCAAATAGATAGACGGCCTGACTTGTTGAAAACCTTCAACATTGACAATGATCGCAACTGATTGAACCACCTTCGAGAGGAGAGGGAGGATCGGTTTGATCGAGATCTCCTCCTCAATCGCAGCCGGCCCTATCGAATATCCACCTGCTCCCTTACCAACTTCTCATAACACACCGAACAGATCGCGGTCCCGCTGCCGGCTTGCAGATACCTCGCCGACTGAAGCCCGCAGACCGAGCACCGCCCGAACAGGCCGGGGTCGACCGGCTCAACCTCGTCGAGCGGGATCGCACCCGACAGGATCTGGACGCCGGCCTGCTCACGAGCCCGGGCCTGGTTATAGCAGCTCCGACAGATATGCCGGCTCTTCTCCTTCGGACCCCGGGCCTGCCGGGCCTGGTAGCGTTCGGTGTAGTGCACCACCCGGCCGCCGCAGACCGGGCACGACTCGATCAGGGGACCGCCGGCGATCAGAGAGTAGTCACCCGGGTTCACCTGGACGAGGGGTAGCACCGGCACGGCGGCCGGCTGTGGAGTTGCATCCTGGGTGGGTGTCGAGGTCGAGGCTGGCCGATCGTCCTGGACGTTTTCAGCAGTTTCAGCAACTTTCAGCACGTTTTCAGCAACTGCTGAAAAAGAACCGCTGTTTTTCTGCTCTCCTTTAGTCGATTCGACGCCGTAGGGATTTATTTCATTTTCATTCTCAGCAAATGCCGAATAACGGGAGGGGGAGAGGGGAGGCGCCCCTTGATCAATCATGTTGCCCTGTTTTTCTCGATTTGCTGAAAACGTGTGATCCTTATTATTATTAATAGAAGATCCTTCTTCATTTCCGCTGTCAGGTTCAGGATTTGCCGCTGTCTCGTTTTCAGCAGTTGCTGAAAACGTGCTGAAAACGTGTAGGGTCTGGATCGGCCCCGTCACCACCGTCGCCATCGTCTGGCCGGAGCTAGACAAGGCTACCCTTCGACCAGGAGGAATAGATCTCCCGGTTGAACGTGAAGGCCGTTTCTTTTCGGCGGATCGATGAGCCGCCATCCTGGCCGGCCGCGGAGGTGGTCCGGTCGTGGGTCCCCAGCGCCGGGCACTTCTCCAGCAACCCTGAATAATTCGCCCCGCGGGAGAAGTAGCCCACGAAGGTTCTGCGGATCGGCTGGTATGGGATCTGCGTCAACCCTACGATCATCTGGAACGTGAACTCGGTGAGGCCGGCCCGGTCG is part of the Methanosphaerula palustris E1-9c genome and encodes:
- the cbiM gene encoding cobalt transporter CbiM is translated as MHIPDAFIPINQGVVYWIIALVFVALALRWAKTELTEEKIPLVAVLAAGIFAIMAFNLPVTMGTSGHLLGGALAAILLGSPFAAVFILSMVLIVQGVIFGDGGITTMGANIINMGVIGGFVGYYSFHGLMGVTRNFNLSAFIAAWLACFIPALACALEMFVAGTFPLVPGMIAMGTYHAAIGLIEGAITVVALHLVMNARPDIVVTQQGVPVHG
- a CDS encoding PDGLE domain-containing protein; this encodes MDNRTFLIAGIIVAVLIAVVAVFFASSDPDGLESTALIIQGDKTLTSTAPPTAEVKEDIPGRFTYEAPMKDYSLGESLGSASEIIAMVSGVLLSLGLVLGATKILAHPNR